From Demequina capsici:
AGTCGGAGCGTCATCTCGACCTCCCGCGTCGGCTGCAGATCGAGTTCTCCCGCGTGGTCCAGCGGCATGCTGACGAGCTCGGCGTCGAGATGACGGCCGACGCGCTGTGGCAGATCTTCGAGGACGAGTACCTGCCGTCGCCCGACGCGGACAAGCAGTGGGGTCGTTTCGCGCTTCACGGGACCCGCGCGACGTCGTCCGAGACGGGGCCCGACACGCTCGCGGCGGACATCGTCGACGGTGGGTCCCAGGTGACGATCGAAGGCTCCGGCAACGGCCCGCTCGACGCGTTCGTCGCCGCGCTAGGCACGCGCGGCGTCAAGGTGGAGGTGCTGGACTACGCCGAGCACGCGCTCACCGCCGGCGGCGATGCGAGCGCCGCCTCCTACGTCGAATGCCACATCGGCGACGAGATCTTCTGGGGGGTCGGCATCGACCCCTCGATCACCACGGCCACCTTGAAGGCCATCATCTCCGCAGTGAACCGCCAGGCGCGCTGACACTGCGGCGTCCCGGCCGAGCCACGCCAGCCCGTCGATCACGGGGGACGCGGGGCCGGGACCGGACGCGCCGGGGGAAGCCATCGACCATGGCGGACCCCGGCGCGTCCTCACATGCGCAGGCTGCGGCGTGCGGCATGTCGTCACATGCACCCCGGGCAGCGCGGCGCACGATGGTCGCGAAAGGGGGGCGGAAGATGTCCGACGGCGCGACGACGATCGTGATGGTGCTGGTGCCGCAGGTCACCCAGCTCGACCTGACGGGGCCCGCCCAGGTGTTCGCACGATGGCCAGGGGCACATCTCGTGATCGCCGCCGCGCGCGCAGAGCCGGTGATGACGGACTGCGGATTCGCGATCGTGCCGACCGCGACATTCGACACTGCGCCGCAGGCGGACTACCTGATCGTGCCCGGTGGGGAGGGCATCTTCGACGTCTTGAGCGATCGCCGAACGGTGGACTTCGTGCGAGTACAGGCGCGTGGCGCTCGGGTGGTCGGGTCGGTGTGCACCGGAGCGTTCCTGCTAGGCGTCGCGGGGCTGCTCGACGGCGTGCGCGCCACGACCCACTGGGGATCGATGAGGCTGCTCCCTCTGGTGGGTGCGGCGCCGACACCTTCTCGAGTGGTGAGGGACGGTCGAGTCGTCACAGGGGGTGGCGTCACCTCAGGCATCGACATGGCGCTCGCGCTCGCAGCCGACGCTTTCGGGGAGCAGGTCGC
This genomic window contains:
- a CDS encoding DJ-1/PfpI family protein codes for the protein MSDGATTIVMVLVPQVTQLDLTGPAQVFARWPGAHLVIAAARAEPVMTDCGFAIVPTATFDTAPQADYLIVPGGEGIFDVLSDRRTVDFVRVQARGARVVGSVCTGAFLLGVAGLLDGVRATTHWGSMRLLPLVGAAPTPSRVVRDGRVVTGGGVTSGIDMALALAADAFGEQVAREIQLAIEYDPEPPFDAGSPDAFPEAEIELRRRAIEDRRRARVEAGMRASA